The Streptomyces armeniacus genomic interval ATGTGCCGGTTGGACGCGTAGACCAGGGCGCCCTTGGCGAGCGCGCCGACGACCACCGCCCACAGCACGGTGTAGCCGAACACGGCGCCCTCGCGGGACGCGAGGATCGACTCGCCGCTGCCGATGGTGAGCGAGGCGATGATCGCGCCGGGGCCGAAGAACTTGAGTGCCGTCGCGACGCCGACCCGCCGCTTCAGGAGCGCCGCCGGCGGGTCCGGCAGCCGCAGCGGGGTCCCCGCGGTGCGCCCGGTTTCCTGTGTGGCCATCTCCGTACCTGCCCGTCGGTCTGGCGTGGGGGACGGCATCCGGATGCCCTGGACGACTGACCGGGCACCAAGATGCTATAGGATACTTCCGGTAGGCGATAGGAATATTCAGGCAGCCGGAACGGCCCGTCAAGAGAACCGGCACGTACGATTCCGCCCGCCGCAGGCAGGGACGGCACGGCACGGCACGACAGGGAGAACGACGATGAACGGGGCACCGACCGGCACCGGCACCACGCGGCCCGGCGGCAGACCGGTGACGCCGCTGCCGCGCCGCCAGATGCTCGCGGACGACGTGCACGAGGCGATCAAGGAGTTGATCATGGACAACTCCATCGCGCCCGGAGAACGCGTCTCCATCGACGGCCTCGCCCGCCAGCTCGGCGTCTCCCCCACGCCCGTACGGGAGGCGCTGGCCCGGCTCGAATCCGCCGAACTCGTCGTCAAGGAACCGCACCGCGGCTACCGCACCACGGCCCTGCTGAACCGCGACGAGCTGGAGGACCTCTACCGTTTCCGGCTGCTCATCGAGCCCTGGGCCGCCGCCCGCGCGGCCGAGCGGACGGACGACGCGGGGCGGGAACGGCTCCGTACGGAGATGACGTCGGTGGACGCCCCGCGCGACGACCACTACGACGCGTACAAGGCGCTGGCCGCCCACGACACCCGGTTCCACGTGCTGGTGGCCGAGTTGGCGGGCAGCGAGCAGGTCCGGCTCGCGTTCGAGCGGACACACTGCCACCTGCACATCTTCCGGCTCTACTACGACCGGGGCGTCGGCCAGAAGACGCTGGAGGAGCACCGTCTGATCACCGACGCCGTCCTATCCGGCGACCCGGAGGCGGCGGACGCCGCCATGCGGAACCACCTCGAGAAGGCCCTGTACGAGCGGCTGCGCCCGGTGTCCGACGCCCCGGGCGTACGGCCGGGCCCCTGACCCCGCCGCGTACCCGACGCGCCCTGTCCGCACCCGACGCGCCTGCCCGTAAGCGAAGCGCCCCCGCGCCCGCACCGGGCGCCCCGCCCGCATCCGAAGCGCCCCCGCGCGCACCGCAGTTAGGAGCACGCCGCGTGAGCCGCATCGTCTCCCTCACCGTCGAGGACGTCCGCTTCCCCACCTCCCGGGAACTCGACGGTTCCGACGCGATGAACCCCGACCCCGACTACTCCGCCGCGTACGCCGTTCTCCGCACCGACGACGGCCCCGACGGGCACGGCTTCGCGTTCACCATCGGCCGCGGCAACGACGTGCAGTGCGCCGCCATCGGCCTGCTCGCCGAGCTGGTCGTCGGCCGTGACACCGAAGCCGTCTGCGCCGACCTCGGCGGCTTCTCGCGCGAGCTGCTCGCCGACTCCCAACTGCGCTGGCTGGGCCCCGAGAAGGGGATCATGCACATGGCCGTGGGCGCGGTCGTGAACGCCGCCTGGGACCTCGCCTCGAAGCGCGCGGGCCTGCCGGTGTGGCGGCTGCTGTCCGGGATGACGCCGGAGCAGCTCGTCGACCTCGTGGACTGGCGCTACCTCACCGACGCGCTCACCCCCGACGAGGCGCTCGGACTGCTGCGTGCCGCCGAGCCGGGACGCGCGGAGCGTACGGCGCGGCTGGAGCGGGAGGGGTACCCCGCGTACACCACCTCCCCCGGCTGGCTCGGCTACGACGACGAGAAGCTCGCCCGGCTCGCGCGCGAGGCCGTCGCCGACGGCTTCGACCTGATCAAGCTCAAGGTCGGCGCGGACCTGGAGGACGACATACGGCGGCTCGCCGTCGCCCGCGAGGCGGTCGGCCCGGACATCCGCATCGCGGTGGACGCCAACCAGCGGTGGAGCGTCCCCGAGGCGGTGGAATGGCTGGCGCGGCTCAAGGAGTTCGACCCCTGGTTCATCGAGGAGCCCACCTCGCCCGACGACGTCCTCGGGCACGCCGCGATCCGCCGCGCCGCGGCGCCGATGCGGGTCGCGACCGGCGAACACGTGCAGAACAGGGTGATCTTCAAGCAGCTGCTCCAGGCGGAGGCCATCGACGTCCTGCAACTGGACGCCACCCGCGTCGCCGGGGTGAGCGAGAACGTCGCCGTGCTGCTGCTGGCGGCGAAGTTCGGCGTGCCCGTCTACCCGCACGCGGGCGGCGTCGGCCTGTGCGAACTGGTGCAGCACCTCGCGATGTTCGACTACGTGGCGGTGTCGGGCTCGATGGCGGAGCGCAGCATCGAGTACGTCGACCATCTGCACGAGCACTTCGCCGTACCGGTGCGGATGCGCGCCGGACGGTATCTGCCGCCGGCGGCGCCGGGCAGCGGTGCGGAGATCCTGGAGGAGTCACGCCGCCGCTTCCGCTACCCCGACGGGCCGGGCTGGTCCGCGGACGGCGGCGCGTGAGGTGAACGGGCGCGTGAGGTGAACCTGGCGCGGGCCGGACGCGTACGCGCGCCCGGCCCGCTTCCTGCCCTCGCTCGTTCAGTCAACCGACGGACCGGGCGGCCTGCCGGTCAGCACATCGTGGGCCGCATCACCTCGTACGCGCTGGCCCAGTTGGCGCATCCCGCCGGGGAGTGCCCGTACCAGTTGTGCCCGAATTCATGGGCGGAGAGCAGCGCGAAGTCGCTCACCATCGTCGAGAGCATGATCCGGTCTCCCATGCCCCAGTTGCACCCGACGGCGTTGCTGATGCCGCAGCCGGGCACGTAGCCGCCGGTGCACTCCACGGGAGTGCCGCTGGACGGCGTCTCGTTGGCCTCGCCCCAGAAGTTCGCGCCCTGGCGTATGGCGCCCTCGTAGCCGCTGCAGGAGGCCGTGATGTGGTACGACCAGGCCGCCACCTCGGCGTCGGTGCGCGGCGCGGCGGGCGCGTCGGTCTCGGGGAAGTGCCCGGTCTGGTAGCCGCCGGGCGGCGTCGGGTCGGCGGAGGTGTGCGCGGCCTGGGTGACGGCGGAAGGCGCGCCGCCGCCGTCCTCGGCGGCGCTGGCGACCACCGGGAAGGTGAAGACCACGGCGGCCGCGAGCGCGGCGGCAGCCAGTCTTCGTATTAGCTTGGGCATGACAATTCTCCTCATGTGGGGGGGCGGCCCAAGTGCACGGGCCAGTACGGCCGTTCGCCAGGAAGGTACAGCCGAACGCGCCCCACGCCTATGCGTGTGCACGCCAAAGGCACCGCGTGCCCTGCGACAACGGGCCGCGAGCGGTCACTTCAGGCCGCGGCCGTCTGCTTACGCGGGACCCGTGCGGCCGGTGAGGCCGACGTACATCGTCCGGTGGAGCTCCGCGACGTGCTCCTGCGTCAGCCGCGCCGCCTCCGCCGCGTCGCCCGCGCCCAGGGCCGCCCTGATCCGCCGGTGCTCCTCGTTACTCTCGCGGAGGTAACTCATCGGGTACGGCAGGAAGTAGAGGTAGAGCTCCTTCGTCACCCGCCGGTACAGCTCCAGCGCGGGCGGCAGCCCGGCGCCCTCCGCGACGCCGAGGTGGAAGCGCTCGTCGGCGGCGCGGAACTCGGCCCAGCTCTCGGCCGCGTCCATGTCGGCGATGCAGCGGTCGAGTCCGGCCAGCCCCGCCGCGTCGAGCCGGGCCGCGGCCAGATGGGCGAAGCCGGTCTCCAGCACGGCGCGTTCGTCGATCAGCCGGTGCACCCGCTCGCTGTCCTTCTCGTACGCGGCGACCTGCTCCACGGTGTGGTGGCTGGGCCGCGCGGCGACGAACGTGCCCCCGGCGCGCCCCGGCCGGCGCGTGACGACGCCCTCGCGCTCCAGCGCGCTCAGCGCGCGCCGCACGGTGATCTCGCCGACGTCCATCGCGGCGGCCGTGACCCGTACGTTCGGCAGCCGTTCTCCGGGGGCCAGCAGGCCGAGGTCGACCGCGAGCGAGATCCGGGCCCGGACCGTGTCGACCGCGCTGGTGCGGCGGATCGCCGCGAGGGCACTGCTCGCCAGGGGGTTCGGGGTGCCGATGTCGTCCTGGGTCGCCATTCGCCCAGGGTACGCACCGGGCCACGGGCGGGTCGCGGGGTCCGGCTGACCCCGCCCGTGCGCGTACGCCGGCGGGTGCACGCCCGCTCACACAGCGTTCACCAGCGCGTATTTACGTGTTCGCAACCCTCGGGGGCTTTACCTGCTCAAAGTGAGCATGTTTTTATTGCGAGCATCACGCCCGAAGCCCGCCCGCGCGAAGCCCTCCCCTCGAAGCCCCCCGATCCCCCGAAGGCGCCCGGATGAAGATCGCTGGACTGCAGACCGCCGGAACCCCCGGCGACGTCGACGCCAACCTCCACGAGCTGGACGCGGCATGCCGCCGCGCCCGCGCCGAGGGCGCCGAACTGCTGATCACCACCGAGCTGTTCCTCACCGGCTACGACATCGGCGACGCCGTACGCGACCTCGCCCGCCGCGATCTGCTCTCCCCCGCCCGGCAGATCGCCCGCGACCACGGCGTCGCGGTCGTGCTCGGCGCCCCGGAGGACGACGCCGGCGCCTGCTACAACAGCGCCTTCTTCCTCGACGACACCGGCACCGTCCTGGGCCGCCACCGCAAGACCCACCTGTTCGGCGAGCTCGACCGCACGTACTTCACCGCCGGCGACCGGCTCAGCGCCCCCGTCGCCTACGGCGGCCTCCGTATCGCCATGCTGATCTGCTACGACGCCGAGTTCCCGGAGACCGTACGCGCCGCCGCGCTCGCCGGGGCGGACCTCGTGGCGGTGCCGACGGCGCAGATGGAGCCGTACGAGTTCGTCGCCGAGCACCTGCTGCGGGTGCGCGCCTGGGAGAACCAGGTCTACGTCGCCTACATCAACCACGACGGCGACGAGGGCTCCCTCCGCTACGTCGGCCGCAGCTCCATCGTCAGCCCGTCCGCGGCCGTACTGGCCGCCGCCGGGCACGGCACCCACCTGATCTCCGCGACGGTCGATCCCCGCGCCGTACGCGAGGCCCGCCAGGCCAACCCGTACCTGGCCGACCGCAGGCCGGACCTCTACGGCCCCCCCCCTCCGCTACCCGATACGGTCCGCGCCCGCTACCCCCGAACGGCAGTAGCGGCCACCCCCCGCTTCGGCGACCCTGACGTCCATCGACAGGTGCAGGTCTCGATGGGGAGGCGTACGCAGCATGGTTGCCGAAGAGAGCTACGCGGCGGGTGAGACCCGGACAGCGCTCCTGACCGACACCATCGGGGAGAACCTCGCCGCGACCGTACGCCGCTTCCCGGACCGCGACGCGCTGGTGGACCGTACGGCGGGCCGCCACTGGACCTACCGCGAGCTGGCCGCCGACGTCGACGCTCTCGCGCTGGGCCTGCTGGAGCTGGGGATCGGCAAGGGCGACCGGGTGGGCGTGTGGTCGCCCAACCGGTCGGAGTGGGTCCTCACGCAGTACGCCACCGCCCGGATCGGCGCGATCCTGGTGACGGTCAACCCGGCGTACCGCACACACGAGCTGGAGTACGTACTGAACCAGGCCGGCGTCCGCATGCTCGTCGCCGCCCCGACGCACAAGACCTCCGACTACGCGCGGATGATCGCCGAGACGCGGCCCCGCTGCCCCGGGCTGGAGCACGTGGCGCTGTTCGGCAGCCCCGACTGGGAGGCGCTGCTGCGCAGCGGCCGTGACGCCGACCCGGCGCCGCTGGAGCGCGTCGCGCGCACGCTGCGCGCGGACGAGCCGGTGAACATCCAGTACACCTCGGGCACGACCGGCTCCCCCAAGGGCGCCACGCTCTCGCACCGCAACATCCTCAACAACGGTTACTTCGTGGGCGAGTTGTGCGGCTACACCGAGGCCGACCGCATCTGCATCCCGGTGCCCTTCTACCACTGCTTCGGCATGGTCATGGGCAATCTCGCGGCGACCAGCCACGGCGCCTGCATGGTCATCCCGGCGCCGTCCTTCGAACCGAAGGCGACGCTGGAGGCGGTGGAGGCGGAGCGCTGCACGTCCCTGTACGGGGTGCCCACGATGTTCATCGCGGAGCTGGCCGACGAGGACCTCGACAGCTACGACCTGTCCACCCTCCGTACGGGCATCCTCGCCGGCTCGTCCTGCCCGATCGAGGTGATGAAGCAGGTCATCGACCGTATGGGAATGGGCGAGGTCACCATCTGCTACGGCATGACGGAGACCTCCCCGGTGTCCGCCCAGACCCGGGCCGACGACCCGCTCGAGCTCCGCGTCGCCACCGTCGGCCGGGTGCACCCGCATCTGGAGCTGAAGGTCGTCGATCCGGACGGCGGCCGTACGGTGCCCCGCGGCACCCCCGGCGAACTGTGCACCCGCGGCTACTCGGTGATGCTCGGCTACTGGGAGCAGCCCGAGAAGACCGCCGAGGCGATCGACTCCGACGGCTGGATGCACACCGGCGACCTCGCGGTCATGGACGACAACGGCTACGTCGGCATCACGGGCCGCATCAAGGACCTCGTCATCCGCGGCGGCGAGAACATCTCCCCGCGGGAGATCGAGGAGTTCCTGTACACCCACCCGGACATCCTCGACGTCCAGGTCATCGGGGTGCCGGACGAGCGGATGGGCGAGGAGGTGATGGCCTGGATCCGTCTGCGCGAGGGGGCGGCCCCGCTCACGGCCGACTCGCTGCGGGAGTTCTGCACGGGCAGGCTGGCGCACTACAAGATCCCCCGCTACGTACACCTCACCGACGAGTTCCCCATGACCGTGACGGGCAAGGTGCGCAAGGTCGAGATGCGTACGGCCGCCATCGGCCTGCTCGGGCTGCGGGAGGGCGACGCGGAGTAGCGCACGCCGGTGCGCGCCTGTGCCGGGTGCCGGGTCGCCGGGCACGGGCGCCGAGTTGGCGGGCGCCGGGCGCCGGGCTTGGCATCGAACGGCGGGCGGCGCAGCCGGTGATCCCGCCGTCGTTCTTCCGTGCCAGGGGGCTCTGGTACGCGAACGGACTGACGGTCTGCATCTACGCCGGGTTCCACCTCATGTTCTTCATGACGCCGCTCTACCTCCAGCACACGGGCCACCGTTCGGCCGGGGTCACGGCGTTGGTGCTGCTGCCGGTGGAGGTGCTGCTGCTGTTGCTGTCCCCGCTGATGGGCGGCTGACCGACGTCGCGCCGCCGCGGCCGATGCTCGCGGTGGGCACGCTGCTGTGCGGCTGCGGCATGGCGGTGCTCGGCCTGGGCGCGGGCGCGACGGTGACGGTCTGGCACGTACTGGCGGGAGTCACCGTCTTCGGCGTGGGCTTCGGCGTCGCCGTCGCACCCCTGAACCGGGTGACGCTGGACCCGTTCCCCGACACGCACGGCAGCACGGCGCACGGCAGCACCGCGTTCGGCATCAACCACGTGGTGGCGCGCATCTCCGCGATGATCGCCATCGCCGTGGTGCCGACGGCGGCGGGCGCCGGCAGCGGGTACGTACCGGACGGCGACTTCAGCGGCATCTACGGGCGCGGCATGGGCGTCTGCGCCGGGGTGCTGCTCCTCGGCGCCCTGTCGGCGGCGCTGGTACCGCTGCGGAAGCGGGGCGGTCCACCGGCAGAGTGCGGGCCGCGTAGCCGACTCCCGCCAGCCCGGCGGCCGTTGCGACGAGGACGCCTCCCGCGCCGACGTCCGCGGCCAGCGCGCCGGCGGCGCTGGGGATGACCACCTGCCCGGCCCTGTTTCCGACCAGGCGGAGCGACATGGCGCGTCCGCGGGCGCCGCGCGGGGCGGCGTCCGCGAGCCAGGACATGGTGAGCGGCTGGCCGACCCCGAGGCCGAAGCCGGCCAGCGCGACGAAGACCGCCAGCGCGGCCGTGCCGAACGGCAGCGCGGCGGCGGCCATGGAGGCGGCCGACAGCATCGTGCACAGGACGAGGAGCCGCCGGCGGCCCAGCCGCGCGACGAGGCGGCCCAGGAACAGCCGTGACGCCATCGAGGCGAGGCCCCTGACGGTGAGGAGCGCGCCCACCGTGCCGGCCGCGATGCCGCGTTCGGAGCCCAGCGCGGGCAGGTAGACCAGCGTGATGTCCACGGCGGCGAGCACGACGCAGCTCGTCAGGAGGGCGCGGGGCAGTCCCGGCAGGCGCAGCAGTCGGACGGTGCCGCCGCGCTGCCTGTGCGCCCCGTCCGAGGGGTCGCGGGACGTCGGGGTGATGAGCGCCGACACCGCGACCAGGGCGAGGGCGCCCGAGCAGGCGAGCGTGAAGATGGCCTGGGTGTCGGGGATCGCGTGCCGGCCGCCGAACAGGAGCATGAGCACGGGCCCGACGGCCTGGCCGAGGGACGCGGCGAAGGTGTAGCGGCCGAAGGCGGTGTCGGAGTCGGCGCCGTGCGCACGGTTGGCGACCCAGGTCTGCTGCCCGATGACGCTGCACAGGTGCCCGACGCCGAGGAGGACGCTGCCGCCGACGAGCGCGGCCGGCGAGTGGCCGCAGAGCGCGAGGACCAGCGCTGAGGCAAGCACGAATACGGAGCCGAGCAGGGCCATCGCCCGCTCCCCGATCCGGTCGGTGACGGCGCCGCTGGGTATCGCCAGGACCAGCGGCGCGACGGCGAAGCAGGCGGAAAGGGCGCCGAGCAGGGCTCTGGGCAAGTCGAGTTCGATGGCGCGGTAGGTGGTGGTGGGCCGCAGGACGAAGGTGAGGAGCTGGACGAGCAGCGCGTGGCCGAGGAGTACCGCCCAGGGCCATCGCCCGGGCCGCGCGGACCGCGCGGGCCCGGCTTTCGGTGTCACGCCCGGGGGCCGGTGGTCCGGG includes:
- a CDS encoding GntR family transcriptional regulator, whose translation is MNGAPTGTGTTRPGGRPVTPLPRRQMLADDVHEAIKELIMDNSIAPGERVSIDGLARQLGVSPTPVREALARLESAELVVKEPHRGYRTTALLNRDELEDLYRFRLLIEPWAAARAAERTDDAGRERLRTEMTSVDAPRDDHYDAYKALAAHDTRFHVLVAELAGSEQVRLAFERTHCHLHIFRLYYDRGVGQKTLEEHRLITDAVLSGDPEAADAAMRNHLEKALYERLRPVSDAPGVRPGP
- a CDS encoding enolase C-terminal domain-like protein, which produces MSRIVSLTVEDVRFPTSRELDGSDAMNPDPDYSAAYAVLRTDDGPDGHGFAFTIGRGNDVQCAAIGLLAELVVGRDTEAVCADLGGFSRELLADSQLRWLGPEKGIMHMAVGAVVNAAWDLASKRAGLPVWRLLSGMTPEQLVDLVDWRYLTDALTPDEALGLLRAAEPGRAERTARLEREGYPAYTTSPGWLGYDDEKLARLAREAVADGFDLIKLKVGADLEDDIRRLAVAREAVGPDIRIAVDANQRWSVPEAVEWLARLKEFDPWFIEEPTSPDDVLGHAAIRRAAAPMRVATGEHVQNRVIFKQLLQAEAIDVLQLDATRVAGVSENVAVLLLAAKFGVPVYPHAGGVGLCELVQHLAMFDYVAVSGSMAERSIEYVDHLHEHFAVPVRMRAGRYLPPAAPGSGAEILEESRRRFRYPDGPGWSADGGA
- a CDS encoding FadR/GntR family transcriptional regulator encodes the protein MATQDDIGTPNPLASSALAAIRRTSAVDTVRARISLAVDLGLLAPGERLPNVRVTAAAMDVGEITVRRALSALEREGVVTRRPGRAGGTFVAARPSHHTVEQVAAYEKDSERVHRLIDERAVLETGFAHLAAARLDAAGLAGLDRCIADMDAAESWAEFRAADERFHLGVAEGAGLPPALELYRRVTKELYLYFLPYPMSYLRESNEEHRRIRAALGAGDAAEAARLTQEHVAELHRTMYVGLTGRTGPA
- a CDS encoding carbon-nitrogen hydrolase family protein: MKIAGLQTAGTPGDVDANLHELDAACRRARAEGAELLITTELFLTGYDIGDAVRDLARRDLLSPARQIARDHGVAVVLGAPEDDAGACYNSAFFLDDTGTVLGRHRKTHLFGELDRTYFTAGDRLSAPVAYGGLRIAMLICYDAEFPETVRAAALAGADLVAVPTAQMEPYEFVAEHLLRVRAWENQVYVAYINHDGDEGSLRYVGRSSIVSPSAAVLAAAGHGTHLISATVDPRAVREARQANPYLADRRPDLYGPPPPLPDTVRARYPRTAVAATPRFGDPDVHRQVQVSMGRRTQHGCRRELRGG
- a CDS encoding AMP-binding protein yields the protein MVAEESYAAGETRTALLTDTIGENLAATVRRFPDRDALVDRTAGRHWTYRELAADVDALALGLLELGIGKGDRVGVWSPNRSEWVLTQYATARIGAILVTVNPAYRTHELEYVLNQAGVRMLVAAPTHKTSDYARMIAETRPRCPGLEHVALFGSPDWEALLRSGRDADPAPLERVARTLRADEPVNIQYTSGTTGSPKGATLSHRNILNNGYFVGELCGYTEADRICIPVPFYHCFGMVMGNLAATSHGACMVIPAPSFEPKATLEAVEAERCTSLYGVPTMFIAELADEDLDSYDLSTLRTGILAGSSCPIEVMKQVIDRMGMGEVTICYGMTETSPVSAQTRADDPLELRVATVGRVHPHLELKVVDPDGGRTVPRGTPGELCTRGYSVMLGYWEQPEKTAEAIDSDGWMHTGDLAVMDDNGYVGITGRIKDLVIRGGENISPREIEEFLYTHPDILDVQVIGVPDERMGEEVMAWIRLREGAAPLTADSLREFCTGRLAHYKIPRYVHLTDEFPMTVTGKVRKVEMRTAAIGLLGLREGDAE
- a CDS encoding MFS transporter; translation: MTPKAGPARSARPGRWPWAVLLGHALLVQLLTFVLRPTTTYRAIELDLPRALLGALSACFAVAPLVLAIPSGAVTDRIGERAMALLGSVFVLASALVLALCGHSPAALVGGSVLLGVGHLCSVIGQQTWVANRAHGADSDTAFGRYTFAASLGQAVGPVLMLLFGGRHAIPDTQAIFTLACSGALALVAVSALITPTSRDPSDGAHRQRGGTVRLLRLPGLPRALLTSCVVLAAVDITLVYLPALGSERGIAAGTVGALLTVRGLASMASRLFLGRLVARLGRRRLLVLCTMLSAASMAAAALPFGTAALAVFVALAGFGLGVGQPLTMSWLADAAPRGARGRAMSLRLVGNRAGQVVIPSAAGALAADVGAGGVLVATAAGLAGVGYAARTLPVDRPASAAVPAPPTGRRGAAPRRRRPCRARRCR